tttaaaacaatgatacaacatgaaatggcaaacagaattttgaaaaccatgagttatgacgtcagttgtcataaaacatgagttatgacatcaTGCGTATGTAGAATGGTCTAGTGCTCAGGTCGGACACATTTATCTAGCCCtggggtcagacagatttttctagcaccgtgcaaaagctggataaccctgtccagtgggcaagaaagaCATTTCTTTCGTAGCTTTCTTTtgtgggatagctctgtcctatatacctGAGGACGAGagaaattcatataaaagatcccttgttactgtTCTCTAACAGAAGCTGGTGTGATGCACCAGATTTCCTCTTTGATATTCTAGACTAAGTGTCACAACATCCATATGTTGGACATGAAATAGctgtactttaaaatgtgtagcAAACACTCCTGTCTACTTTTTCACCTCTGTATATTACTGGGAATTAGGCTTGTTACCTTTAAAGAAAAGTAAAGTagacaaatgaaaataattttactttggcaacactcttttttttttttttaaattgttgggctataattatgtttattttgcttattatgtattttattgttaatagcAGTGTTTCTTGTAGATATGTACCAAAGACAGTGAAGGACGAACTATGCAAGGATGCAATGACTGTGCATTTGATTACCATGGCAACTTGTGGGTGACTGCACCAGCTGGAGAGATAGCACCACACCCTTATCGGAGGTCAAATGAGGTCACGTTAAACTCTTCTTATGGATTATGCTTTTTGTCAActataattttgtacatactgCCAAACCAAAttaattccaaatgtatttgtgGACATAATGCTTTATCTTTCAGACATGTTTTATAGGCTTTTATATAGGTTTTATTGCCCAGATGTACATTTGGTAACATGAGTGGATTAATCCACTATATCAATTGCTACAAATTCAATATAATTCCTTTAAACTTAGTATCTTCAATAATTTGGTATTTAACTGAATTAGGGCTTAAGAAGTaaggaaaaaaaagacattttcTTTCCTAAATGGCTTATGGCAGTGAGTAGTAGCTGTAAtggaaggaattctggtttacaaatAGTCTGGTGTAGAGGAGTTTGTGTACAGATCTGATGCAgaattgtttgaatttaacAAATTATCAGATCCCAGTATTTCAACTGAAATGAAAGAACATTTGAGCGGGAATATTTTATTGCTAGGATGTATCACCAACATCGGCGCCCACCCTGAAAGAGTTTTAATGGCTTGATTAGTAGGTGATTGGACAATACACTGACATCTTTCCGACTAACCAGAAACAACCAACACACTGCgttagacagacagcccaggtgtGTGCTTGAACAGTAATTAGATACaagcacggaaataaattgaaatgaataatTGATGGGTTAGATTACAGTAAACCTATCATCATGTTTTTAAGGTACGGCCTTGAGAATCgttttttattttcacattcAGGAAGCCTTTGGGTCTGTGTATTGTTTGACAAAAGCTGGACAAGCTATTCGTGTTGACACGGGAATTTTGTTTCCGAATGGCATTGCTGTCTCGCACCTGGATGATGGCCGACCAAAACAATTAATTGTTGCAGAAACATTTACAAAACTGCTGTGGTCGTATGACATTAATAACGACGGACAACTCCAGAACAAAACAATATGGGGAAGACTTTCAGGTAAGCTGTTACGTGGTCACATGCTAAAAACATCATGTTACTTCATTTTGATATTGGTTTTATCTACTACAATTCACTGTTGAAGGcaccagattttaaaaattactttgacCAAGAGGTGATTTTGTATACAGCATCGAAAcatactgtgagaacacctgTATCGGAATGACATTAGTTTTATACAACAAGTCGTGTGGGAGTCATACCTgtgtgagaacacctaaatcagAATGACATTAGTTTTATATGACAAGTCATGTGGGAGTCGTACCAATTAGAACATGTCATATTTCTCACAACAAATCGTATGTGACAAGTCTGTGTGACAAATCGCATTATGAAAATGCCACTTTAGCCACTTTTAGGGCTGGGCAAAATTCTTCATTGGGTTCTTCATTTTAACTCTACCTATTTATGTTTGCATAGACATCCTTACAGTAGTAATTTGATTTACTTAAAGTTATAGCTTTCAGCTTAAAAATACCGGTACTagcatgaccagaaacacattggatgtacagaaattgataattaatGTAAGAAGTCTAAAGTAatgtgtaaacatattttacactatCTTAGAATCAgtgtctttaaaatatatatatatatatatatatttttttaatgaaattttctttttaacaacCCAGTTTTAGATTTATCATGAactgcaaacaaaaataaattataatttcagGGGACCATGAAGGAGGGGCTGATGGGATGGATTTTGATGACGATGGGAACCTGCTTGTTGCTCACTGGGGGAGTGGTTTCATTGAAGTTTTTTCACCAGCAGGTGGAACGTCTGCTAAAAGGATCAAGTGCCCCTTTAAGAAAGCAAGCAACTTACATTTTGCTCAGAAGTCGAACACAGTTTACGTCACAGAACACGATTCCCATGCCTTGTGGAAGTTTGAGTGGGAGAGGAATGGCAAATTACAGTTCTGTGATACCTTGATCTTTTAAAGATACGACATTGTATGGTATATCTGTCCAAAATATAGGGTGGAATTTATGAGTCTTATTTTCTTTAAGCGCAGGTGGTTAAggattgtaaatgtatgcagttttatgcATGTAAAAGCAGCTCTTAATGTCTTGCCTAGAAGGattgtattacacatgtatttcaCATTGGGCCAtgtgaaatatattataaacaatcaAGATGACTTTGGATGTGCTGAGGTATATTCCTGGGCCCGTGCTTTAAAACGTTTAGAGTGTAGCCTCCattctctaatgacatcacatgcaggCAGTCTTAATTTAGAGTCTTGATTCTGGACTCCAAAACAGTTTAATAAGTACCAGGCCAGACCTCACCTTGAAACAAAATTGATGGGAGTGattatgtgtgttatgtgtaaGACTCTACCATAATGATACAATATAATTTCAAATGCTAAGGGGAGGTAAAAATTATTCTCCTGGAACTAGTCTCTGGTGAGTTATGGGGAGCGAGAATGATAGCTTAAATGTTGAGGTCTGGTACTCTAAGAAAGACACTGTAAGTTTCCGTCAGGACTACTGTCAGTGTTTTAGAGGACTATGTCCTTAAGCTATTCTTTATGTATAATTTTAGCAGTGGTCAAACTGGGAAAACAAGGTTTTGCTGCTGTTTTTGTGTtgaataaaaatttattattaataatacatgtaatacttaAACAAATCATTGGTGGAAAATCATCTGGGTAAGGGCGTTTTATGAATTTGTCAGGTTAGACCAAAGtgtcttttcttttaaagttgcaataaatgtttattttattattatacttgtTCATGTGGGGTAAGGTATcatgtatgtctgtgttatCTGTGCATGctttattttaatatcatttatatactgtatatataatggaAGTCTGTTTACTGTTTATATGTAGTCCTGAAATTGTAGGAAAATGAGGAGTCTTCCAGGTTTTGAAAAAGTACCAAAGAAATAACAGCACCATATTCTTTTGAGTAGCAGcacaaattaaatgtttactgtatatacattaattaataacaatttttaaaaaacatgggACTTGTTACAAACcctttgaaattatattttaaatattatttttatactgGTATATAATATAGGACAACtggatttatttatcataattcAAGTGGTCATCTAAGGAGCAATAGAATCCTTGTTATTTATCTGAAGGAGTAGCCTA
The sequence above is drawn from the Gigantopelta aegis isolate Gae_Host chromosome 6, Gae_host_genome, whole genome shotgun sequence genome and encodes:
- the LOC121375188 gene encoding diisopropyl-fluorophosphatase-like isoform X1; protein product: MSSMAASKHQEVQLVEPQFSKIVEGLRGAEGPVFDNHGQFFMVAPEVEKDGKYAGQILKVDLETGKTTILCEPSVDGFGGIPAGCQCDHEGNLWVADMRLGIIKVTQKGEMTQICTKDSEGRTMQGCNDCAFDYHGNLWVTAPAGEIAPHPYRRSNEEAFGSVYCLTKAGQAIRVDTGILFPNGIAVSHLDDGRPKQLIVAETFTKLLWSYDINNDGQLQNKTIWGRLSGDHEGGADGMDFDDDGNLLVAHWGSGFIEVFSPAGGTSAKRIKCPFKKASNLHFAQKSNTVYVTEHDSHALWKFEWERNGKLQFCDTLIF